The nucleotide window TTTTCAATTCGTAGTCAGTTATGGTAACGTAGTCGAGTTTGCTATTTCTGGCAGTAATATTGTGTTACAAGTTCTCGCATACATAACGCCTTATTTCTATTATTATTTTGTCATAGCGATACATGGTTAGGGCTTGATTTTTTGAACTTTCAACCCCATAAATGTACTTAAAAGAAAGTCTCTTATCGAGGAAGAATATGAACAGTCCAATGTTTACCCGCACTTCTACACAAGAAAGTGCTCTGCAAACCAACAAAGTATTGCGTAATACTTACGCCCTACTTTCAATGACTCTATTGTGGTCAGCCGTTGTTGCTGGCGTATCGATGGCGTATAACCTACCACGCCCAGGTCTTATCCTGATGCTGGTTGGTTTCTATGGCCTTCTTTTCCTAACAGAGAAAAACCGCAACAACAGCCTTGGTCTGGTGTTCACATTCCTGTTCACAGGTTTCCTTGGTTACACAATTGGTCCAATCCTAAACATGTACATCGGTGCAGGTATGGGTGATGTGGTGCTTACCGCTTTGGGTGGTACAGCGCTATCGTTTATGGCGGCGTCAGCATACGCATTAACCACTAGACGTGACCTATCTATGATGGGCGGTCTGATGTTGTCTCTGTTTGTTGTACTTGTCGTCGGTATGATCGCGAGCATCTTCATTCAATCAACGATTCTGCATCTTGCAATGAGCAGCTTGTTCATCGTTTTCTCAACCATGGCGATTCTGATGACCACTCAAGGCATCATCCGTGGCGGTGAAACAAACTACATCTCTGCAACAGTTACGCTGTACGTATCAATCTACAACATCTTCATCAGCCTACTAAGCATTCTAGGCATCATGAACGACGACTAATCCGTCAGATTGAATAGAGCTCAAAAGCCCGAAGGTTAACCCCTTCGGGCTTTTTGTTTGCTCACAGCTTGCTATTGCACCTGCACTATTTTTCATACCAACATAAGTAAGAAAGTGGTCATACTTAATGATAGAGAACCAGAAAACAGGCATCGAACACAAACACGCATGAACCCATCCATGGGGCTTCGATTTGCCATCCATGGCAAATAGAGTTTGTTTATCGTGCCCTGTTCCATGACGGGTTAATTTTCCGGATTGGTATTACTCACCCAACCTCAACAAAAAACAGCCATTATTGCATATCCATGCAAATCTCTTTGTTTGCCCTACGAAGATTTTCTAACACAGTGAATGAATAGCTAAATTTCTGAATAAACAAATAAAAACAACCTACGTCATAATTTGGTTGCTTTTACTCCGCTTGAACGCATGGTGAGATTATTTAGTTGAGAAGTTCCACACCTGTACGCTAATCTATAAACATCAAAGATTACTTAACGGATAGAAGGTTATGTTCGTTTATAACGGCAAAGAAATTGAAACCGATGCTCAGGGTTACTTGTTGGACCATACTCAATGGGAAGAAGGTATGATTGAGTTATTGGCAGAAGAAGAAGGCATTGAGCTAACCGACGCGCACTTAGAAGTCGTCCACTTTGTTCGCGACTTTTATGAAGAGTTCAACACCTCCCCAGCAGTAAGAATGTTGGTTAAGGCGATGGAAAAAGCGCACGGGCCAGAAAAAGGCAACAGCAAATACCTGTTTAAGCTATTCAAAAAAGGCCCTGCAAAACAAGCGACCAAACTGGCTGGACTCCCGAAACCAGCGAAATGCCTTTAATCATAAAATTTTGAAGCCGCGGTATGGTTTATAAGACGCGTTCTCATGCGATACGCTTTCGACAGTTGCCGTCCGTGGCCCCTCTTTCAACCACTCAGTAAACTCATCAATTTGCGTCTCAGTGCCGCAGGCAACCACTTCTACATCACCATTGTTTAGATTTTTAGCGTAGCCAGTCAAACCTAGCTTCAACCCCTGATGTGAGGTTTGATACCGAAACCCAACCCCTTGAACAAGACCTTTTACTACATACTTTTCACACTTTAGATTCATCGTTATTTCGCTTCTTATAATGGTTATTGCAGACCCATCGAGCCTTCAATAAGCGTAGCGGGTTCTAAATCAATTATGGAAGAAAATCCGACAGGCGGGATTGATAAGTCTCTCATTCACCTAAATTTCAAATAAAGTGGGCTTGATTTTAAGTAACAAACCCAAGCGTGACGCCGTAACTCTCAATAAAACCAACTGATTCCCAATGGTTATTGCTTTTGCCAGCAACATCCCGGACAATACGCCCCTTTCAAAATTCAACAAGAGCTAAAGAAATGACAGCTGCTATCTATTTGGTTAAAGGTCGTGAGAAATCGGTTAAGCGTAAGCACCCATGGATCTTCTCTCGAGGCATCAATAAAGTTGAGGGCGAACCCGTTCTTGGCGAAACGGTTGATGTATTCACTCACGACGGAAAATGGTTAGCAAAAGCAGCGTATTCGCCGGAATCTCAAATCCGTGCTCGTATTTGGAGCTTTGAAAAACAAGACATCAACAAAGCGTTTTTCGTCAAACGTTTTAAAGATGCACAGCTTCTACGTGAAGATGTGATTGATCGTGATGAGCTAACCGGCTACCGCTTAATCGCGGCTGAGTCTGATGGCTTACCAGGCGTCACTATTGACCGTTACCAGAACTTCTTCGTCTGTCAGTTATTAAGTGCTGGCGCTGAGTACAATAAACAGGCAATCGTAGACGCGCTTGTTGAATGTTTCCCTGACTGTAACGTTTACGAGCGGTCTGACGTTGCCGTGCGTAAAAAAGAAGGCTTGAAAGAAACGACAGGCGTTTTACACGGTGAAGAGCCACCAAAATCGGTGGTAATCGAAGAGAACGGCGTCAAAATCAGTGTGGATATCATTGGTGGTCACAAAACGGGTTTCTACCTGGACCAACGCGACAGTCGTCAGCAAGCGATGAAATACATGAAGGATAAAGAAGTCCTAAACTGCTTCTCTTACACTGGCGGCTTTGGTCTTTATGCACTTAAAGGTGGAGCAAAGCGTGTTATCAATGCGGACGTTTCTCAGCCAGCTCTGGACACGGCAAAATTTAACGCCGAACTGAACGAGTTCGACATTTCTAAGAAGCGCGCTGTTTTCCTCAATGCAGACGTGTTTAAGTTGCTGCGTGAGTACCGCGATCAAGGTACTAAATTTGATGTGGTGATTATGGACCCACCAAAGTTCGCCGAGAGCAAAGCGCAACTTAATGGTGCATGTCGCGGTTATAAAGACATCAACATGCTAGCGATGCAAATCCTAAAGCCTGGTGGCACTCTGCTTACTTACTCTTGCTCTGGCTTAATGGACCAAGTCCTATTCCAAAAAATCATCGCGGATGCGGCAGTTGATGCGAATCGCCAAGTTAAGTTTGTTGAGCGTTTTGAACAAGCGGCAGACCACCCAACTGACACGGCCTACCCAGAAGGTTTCTATCTGAAAGGCTTCGCTTGTAAGGTGCTTTAGACCTCATTCAAATATCAAATAAAAAACGGAGCTCTCGCTCCGTTTTTTAAAACTTAACTCCATCTACTCTCTGAACTGCTCGAGATTACTAATCAAGCTATTTGCGATATCTGCAGCAGATGCGCCATCAAAATTGACCTCTAATTGCTGCCCACCTTTGTTGATAGTCAGTGTAGAGTTTCCGTTTAGCTCAGTTACGGAGAGCGTAACATCATCAACTTGGCCATTGTAATCACCCGATTCGAAATCATCCAAAAGTGTGGAGATATCAGAGCCGGACATGTCATCAAACAGATCTCTGAACTCGAGTTTATCGCCTTCAGCAGCGTTAAAGTCCGTGACCTCATCGACAGCAGTCTCCATTTGAGTCCATACAAAAACATCGCTGTCTGCTCCGCCAGTGAGAATATCAGAGCCAAGGCCACCAACAATGATATCATCGCCTGCATCTCCAGATAGCGTATCGTCTCCTGCTCCACCGAGTAATATGTCAGCATTTGCAGTACCGACGAGTACATCATCAGAATCACTACCGACACCTGTGGCATTACCCGTACTCGCCGTAATTGACACGTTAAGCGCACCGATATCGAAATCACCATTCGATGATTCAGTTCGATAAGAGATTCGCACACTATCCCCATCATCTAGGTTGTTAGACGGGACGAACACAATTTGGTTATCGACTATCAAAACCTGTCCTTGACTTGGGTCGACCACTGCGTCAGCAAGCATTAATGTCTCACCATTACCGCCACTCGTATCATTGGATAATACGTCAACAAGAACTGGAGTTCCTTCAGGCGTAGACGCGATATCATCAATTGCCTGAACAGAGTTCGGTTCGAGCTCAAACGTGACGGTTTCTGCCACTTTATCCCCATCTAAATCGGTTAACACATAATCAAAATCAAACTGTGTTTCGGTTGTGATAGAAGAGGCAAAGAACGTATATTCACCGGTGTTGAGATCAAGAACCAAAGAGTTTTTCTCATCCATGACAAATGTTACGCGATTCTCAACATTGTCGACTATCGTGGTGACACCAGTACTGTTTGAGGAGTCATCTACGGTAATCGTCGTACCATCAAATGTAACTGTGATACCAGTAGAGCCTCCATAGTTAACCGAAGCCA belongs to Vibrio sp. STUT-A11 and includes:
- a CDS encoding Bax inhibitor-1/YccA family protein, with protein sequence MNSPMFTRTSTQESALQTNKVLRNTYALLSMTLLWSAVVAGVSMAYNLPRPGLILMLVGFYGLLFLTEKNRNNSLGLVFTFLFTGFLGYTIGPILNMYIGAGMGDVVLTALGGTALSFMAASAYALTTRRDLSMMGGLMLSLFVVLVVGMIASIFIQSTILHLAMSSLFIVFSTMAILMTTQGIIRGGETNYISATVTLYVSIYNIFISLLSILGIMNDD
- a CDS encoding TusE/DsrC/DsvC family sulfur relay protein; protein product: MFVYNGKEIETDAQGYLLDHTQWEEGMIELLAEEEGIELTDAHLEVVHFVRDFYEEFNTSPAVRMLVKAMEKAHGPEKGNSKYLFKLFKKGPAKQATKLAGLPKPAKCL
- the yccX gene encoding acylphosphatase gives rise to the protein MNLKCEKYVVKGLVQGVGFRYQTSHQGLKLGLTGYAKNLNNGDVEVVACGTETQIDEFTEWLKEGPRTATVESVSHENASYKPYRGFKIL
- a CDS encoding class I SAM-dependent methyltransferase, with the protein product MTAAIYLVKGREKSVKRKHPWIFSRGINKVEGEPVLGETVDVFTHDGKWLAKAAYSPESQIRARIWSFEKQDINKAFFVKRFKDAQLLREDVIDRDELTGYRLIAAESDGLPGVTIDRYQNFFVCQLLSAGAEYNKQAIVDALVECFPDCNVYERSDVAVRKKEGLKETTGVLHGEEPPKSVVIEENGVKISVDIIGGHKTGFYLDQRDSRQQAMKYMKDKEVLNCFSYTGGFGLYALKGGAKRVINADVSQPALDTAKFNAELNEFDISKKRAVFLNADVFKLLREYRDQGTKFDVVIMDPPKFAESKAQLNGACRGYKDINMLAMQILKPGGTLLTYSCSGLMDQVLFQKIIADAAVDANRQVKFVERFEQAADHPTDTAYPEGFYLKGFACKVL